The genomic region CCAGGGTTATCCCTATGGATCCGATAATGGTAAAGCTGACTGTCACGGCAAGGATGTAGAGGAGGAGGCAGGTGGCGGTGGGCACAAGGAGCTCCTTGAAGGGCGTTGGGTCATCACCACTTGCAGGTGGCTCTGTAAGGAGGAGGGATTGTTTGTTGGCAAACAGCCAAAGAACAGCCCCAACAACAAGCCCCCACACAACTGTTGCTGGGGTATTAAGCCACGCACCAACTAGTGCGGGGAGGATTGTATATGCTGCCTTTAGAAGGGGCTCTATAAGAGGTGATTCATCATGCTTGGCGAGGGGAGCCGTCCCTAGTGCGGCTGCCAAAAACACCAGGAGTGAAATTGCACTAAGGGTAGGCAGGAAAAAGGCAAGTGCGAGTGCTCCCGCGGTGCTTATCCCAAGACCTGCAACAACTTGCCGACGCGTCTTAAGGGGTAGGCTCTTTTGGAATTCCTTTTTAGGCAGAAAGAGGAATTTGGTGGTGTGAATGAGGAGGTGCGCAGGGAGGGTAAAGAAAGCGGCCAGGGCGAAGAGCTGCCATGGGAACAGTATTCCATTTGCTGTTGCCACAAATCCAAGGAGAAAAGAAATGAGCACAAAGTGCCATCCCTTTGGTTGGCTGAAGGCGATCAGTGATGGCGAGCTGGAAGAAGGCATACTTCCAGTATACGGCATGCTAGCGGACGCGCCGTAGTATTTCTTCCGCGTGAGAAGTCGAAACCGGCTGGATAGAAAGGCGCATGCCCCTTCGGATGACCAACATGCCCTCAAAGGCCTCGTCGGTGCGTAGGGCCTCCAAAGTTATGGGGTGTGGAAATATCTCTTTGAACCCCACATCAACCAAGACCCAGCGGGGATTGTCAGGACTGCTCTTGGGGTCAAAGTATTCGCTTTCCTCCTTGAACTGCGTGGGGTCGGGATAGGGGGTACTTACTACTTCTGCCAATCCCACAATGCTTGGTTGGGCAACGTTCGAGTGATAGAAAAAGAGGAGGTCACCCAGTCTCATGGAGTCACGCATGTAATTGCGTGCTTGGTAGTTACGGACGCCAGTCCAGGGCTCGAATCCCTTTTTCTGGAGGTCCTCTATCCCAAAGTCATCGGGTTCGCTTTTGATGAGCCAGTAGTTCATATGCAAATAGTACCTATTCACCTTTCAGAATACAAAAAAGCCCCCAGAGCGGGGGCTTTTTGCTTAGGCAATATCGATGGAGTGCGCCTTGTTGCGGAGCTTTCGGCGATATACCTGGTAACGTACTGCGGTTGCGCTAAGGCCAAGGGTTCCGCCACCGATGAGCAAGAGGAGAGAGTCCTCTGGTCCTGACTGCGGCAGGTTGCTAGTTGTGGTAGCAACGCGAGGCGCAGGGGTGGTTTTAGGAGTTGCCGTGACAATTGGGCGTGGTGTGCTCACTGCCGTCGCGGTAGGGGTTGGAGTAACCGGGGACGGTGAGACAATAACTGGAGGGATGGAAGGTTGCTGGACGACAGCCACAGGGCTGGTGTTACGCCACTGGGCAATCTTCGCTGCAATCTGGTTGCGGAACAGGAAGAGCACGCCTGCCAATATGAGGATTCCAATGACGATACCAAAGAAGGCACCAGAATCAAAAAAGGTAGGTTTGGTAACCCGGGACGCAGTTGTTGTAGTTGTCTTGTCTTCAAAAGCCATACTATCCGTATACCACGCTGTCGCCTGGTGTCAATGCTTTGGAAACGGCTATGATAGCTTTATGCGTATAGTACTCTGCACCGAATCGTACCCCCCGGCCATCTCTGGCGTCTCTGTTTTTACGAGTAAAGCAGCCATGGAGCTGCAGGCTCGAGGCCATGATGTGATTGTGATTGCTCCGAGTCAAAACGGCTCACCTAAGCGCGAAAACAAAGATGGCGTACCGGTGTACAGGCTCCGTTCCATCCCTAGTCCCTTCCGTCAGAAATACCGTCACGTAGTAGGGCAGCAACTGGCTATTAGCCGTATCCTCAAGCGTTTTGAACCAGATATCATCCATATCCAAGATCCTGGCGGTTGTTCTTCAGCCGCCCTGCGCTGGGGAAGGCGGCACGATGTTCCCGTGGTTGGTACGCGGCACTTTGCTACCAACCTTGTAGCCGCCTATTTCCCATTTGCCAAAATGCTTCCGGAAGAAGCAGTGCATGGGATTATTGATATGTACAGCCGAGAATTCTTCAAACTCTGTACCGTCGTGACATGTCCTACTGACACGGTGCGCCAATATATGTTGGGCAAAGGCTTTGAGATCCCCATGGTTGTCATAAGCAACGGAGTTGACCTTCCTAAGTTGGATGAGATGCCCAAGCCTCGTAAGGGCATACCTACTATCCTTACGGTGAGTCGGATAGATGAAGATAAGAACATTGAGCTTTTGTTGAAATCCGCACCGTTAGTAAAGGCGAAGCGGGACGTTGAGTTTGTGATTGTGGGTGGTGGGAATAAGCTTCAGCAATACCGGCAGTATGTTAAAGATCAGAAGCTGTCATCTTACGTACGGTTTACGGGTGCGGTGAAAGCGGATTCCCCAGCCCTTACTTCTTGGTATACCCGCTCTACGCTATTCGCTATACCCTCCCTGGTTGAGACACAGAGCTTAGTGACACTAGAAGCAATGTCCTACGCCTTGCCTGTTGTAGCGGTCCGGGCAGGGGCCTTGCCTGAGCTTATTAAGCCAAACCAGACCGGCTACTTGGTGCCAGTACCTACACCTGCTCATTTTTCTAAAAGCTTACTTGCTGCATTGGACTACCCTGACCGAACAAGAGAGTTTGGAGTCAATGGAAGAAGGCTTGTGGAGCGAGAACATGCTCGCCCACACTGTATCGACCAGCTTGTCCAACTTTATGAAGCAACCGTAAGGGGTGACTACTCGCCGAAGACGTCCTAAATTGGAGGTGTGGTACGAGATGCCAGGCCTGGCAAGTGCCTCACCATTATCCGCATAAGCCCATAGGGGGAAAGGAGCGTATGGAAGAGGTTATGAAAAACGTGCTGTGTAATGTGGAGGCTAGGGAAGAGGTGGAGAAAAAGGAGTTTGCATTGGAAAATCAAGCCGCCCCCTGGTTGGAGTAAGAGTGGTAGAGGAAGAGACTAATCTTCTTGAAAGAAGGGCAACCGTTGTGGTTGCCCTTGCTAAGATCTGTCAGGTTCTGGGCTTACTAGCCTCACTTATGTACCTGACATTTTATTTCTTGGGTAAGAAGTTAGAGTCTGACTTTTCAACCCTTTATATCTCCTTTTTCTTTTTGGTAATTAATACAGCCGCGATCCATTTAGCAAAAGAAAAGAAGGTTTCCATAGCCGCGGGGATTCTTACTACTCAGATACTGTTGATTGGATCTGGATTATTAGTTTTTTGGGGACATGACTTGCCTGTGGGCTTGCTTACTATAGTTCTAGGAGTTGCAGTTGCCGGGGTGGCATTTGGAAACAGAAGCTTCTTACTGACCGGGTTAGTTTCCATATTTGCGTATGTAGCTATTGGGACACTTCAGGTAAGCGGGGTATATACTCCGGTTACTTATTGGAAAGCTACTCAGTACTCCTACTCAGACATCATCACCTACGCCATAACCATGGCGATTATCTTTGCGGTAACATGGCTCTTTAACAGGCAGCTTCACTCATCTTACCTCCGGGTAAAATCCTCAGAGGCAGCCCTGCGCCGCCAGGGGGAGCACTTGGAAGAGTTGGTAGAAGAGAGGACGCAGGCGCTCAGGCAGGAGCATTTCCAGCGTATGGCCGACCTGCACACCTTCGTTCTCTATGGCAAAGAGGCAACGGGCTTACTGCATGATATCCTCAGCCCTTTGACTGCCCTGGGCCTACAACTTGAATCGCTCAAGCGCCAAAAAGTGGAATCCGAGCAAGTGAAAAACGCAGAGGCCACACTCAAACGGTTAGAGCAGCTTGTAACAGGGGCGCGGAGGCATATGCGGCGTGAGATTGCACCCGAGGACTTTACCTTGGAACGGGAGGTGGATGCAGTCATCCAGTCACTGCGGCACAGGACGGATCGTCACGGCATCGTCATTAGTATGGAGGGCCTGGGCGTGGTGCTGCATACCGACCCAATTGTTATCTATAAAATCCTGCAGAACATTATCTCCAACGCGGTGGATGCTTCCCTGGATGTCCCTGATAAGCGGCGGCACATTCTTGCAAAAGCCACTGCTTCCAAGGAGTTTCTCACCGTGCAAATCCAGGACAGAGGTGTGGGCATTCCAGATCAGGCCATTTCCCAAGTTTTTGAGCCGTATTACACCACTAAAAAGCAGACTGAGGGTTCAGGGATTGGATTGAGCTTGGTGCGAGAACTGGTTGAGCAGCAGCTCATGGGCACAATCTCCCTCGAGAGTTCCCAGGAGGGCACGCTTGTGACCCTCCAACTCCCTAACCACATCTTGGCTGAATCGTATGCTGCAAAGGCATCTCGCAAAACTCCTAAGCACTGAGGAGTATTGGTTGA from Verrucomicrobiia bacterium harbors:
- a CDS encoding EVE domain-containing protein; the encoded protein is MNYWLIKSEPDDFGIEDLQKKGFEPWTGVRNYQARNYMRDSMRLGDLLFFYHSNVAQPSIVGLAEVVSTPYPDPTQFKEESEYFDPKSSPDNPRWVLVDVGFKEIFPHPITLEALRTDEAFEGMLVIRRGMRLSIQPVSTSHAEEILRRVR
- a CDS encoding glycosyltransferase; this translates as MRIVLCTESYPPAISGVSVFTSKAAMELQARGHDVIVIAPSQNGSPKRENKDGVPVYRLRSIPSPFRQKYRHVVGQQLAISRILKRFEPDIIHIQDPGGCSSAALRWGRRHDVPVVGTRHFATNLVAAYFPFAKMLPEEAVHGIIDMYSREFFKLCTVVTCPTDTVRQYMLGKGFEIPMVVISNGVDLPKLDEMPKPRKGIPTILTVSRIDEDKNIELLLKSAPLVKAKRDVEFVIVGGGNKLQQYRQYVKDQKLSSYVRFTGAVKADSPALTSWYTRSTLFAIPSLVETQSLVTLEAMSYALPVVAVRAGALPELIKPNQTGYLVPVPTPAHFSKSLLAALDYPDRTREFGVNGRRLVEREHARPHCIDQLVQLYEATVRGDYSPKTS
- a CDS encoding HAMP domain-containing sensor histidine kinase, which encodes MLTIVLGVAVAGVAFGNRSFLLTGLVSIFAYVAIGTLQVSGVYTPVTYWKATQYSYSDIITYAITMAIIFAVTWLFNRQLHSSYLRVKSSEAALRRQGEHLEELVEERTQALRQEHFQRMADLHTFVLYGKEATGLLHDILSPLTALGLQLESLKRQKVESEQVKNAEATLKRLEQLVTGARRHMRREIAPEDFTLEREVDAVIQSLRHRTDRHGIVISMEGLGVVLHTDPIVIYKILQNIISNAVDASLDVPDKRRHILAKATASKEFLTVQIQDRGVGIPDQAISQVFEPYYTTKKQTEGSGIGLSLVRELVEQQLMGTISLESSQEGTLVTLQLPNHILAESYAAKASRKTPKH